A single Cucumis melo cultivar AY chromosome 4, USDA_Cmelo_AY_1.0, whole genome shotgun sequence DNA region contains:
- the LOC103486355 gene encoding putative receptor protein kinase ZmPK1 — MFISALLISLLLSPSSAWAEATTLTQGNSIDVEDENQFLTSPNGIFSSGFYKVGNNSFSFSIWFTKSADKTVVWMANRDNPVNGKKSKLNLNFNGNLVLIDADGSLTWSTNTITTQQVELKLLDNGNLVLVNQIGIFLWQSFDFPTDTLLPQQQFLKNSTLVSIKAPGTYSSGFYFFKFNDDNVLNIIYNSPSLSSIYWPDPGKNVFENGRTRYNSSRIAILNDMGRFESTDNLNFNATDYGFGPKRRLTMDFDGVLRLYSLVESTGNWEITWLPSGQLDACLVHGLCGEFGICSYNPLPTCTCPPGFIRNHPSDWSKGCKPSFNLSCDSKDLDFIHLPRTDYYGYDLVGYARGVSVETCRNSCLNSCQCLGFGYSMDGFGVCFPKGALRNGNRKPDTMILMHIKIPKGRPKTELKEEFSNDLKCSASEIVLNTEIFLENKIRFRYMGLLIAFVAIVGFIELIFFGFGWWNVFRKRVNEELVNMGYIVLAMGFKRFTYTEMKRATRNFKQVIGKGGFGTVYRGELDDGRIVAVKRLEGILQGDAEFWAEVSIIGKINHKNLVKLWGFCAEKNHKILVYEYVKNGSLDKLLFSNSSEPLGLEQRYEIAVGTAKGLSYLHEECLEWVLHCDVKPQNILLDEDLEPKVADFGMSKLFKEINENGFSRVRGTRGYLAPEWMMDQKIDAKADVYSYGIVLLELVSGKSASNFQSSSNSRDCRYSNLVSWMIDNVEKGKMEDVIDPRLEESEKDVRKIEMLVRAGLLCVKEDRNLRPAMSRVVELLTSFHGTSPF, encoded by the coding sequence ATGTTTATCTCTGCCCTTCTAATTTCTCTCCTTCTTTCACCATCGTCGGCTTGGGCTGAAGCAACGACCCTAACTCAAGGAAACTCCATAGACGTTGAGGATGAGAATCAGTTCCTAACTTCCCCAAATGGAATCTTTTCTTCAGGGTTTTACAAAGTGGGCAACAATTCCTTCTCCTTTTCAATATGGTTCACAAAATCTGCTGATAAAACCGTCGTTTGGATGGCAAACAGAGACAACCCAGTTAACGGAAAGAAATCCAAATTGAACCTCAACTTCAACGGCAATTTGGTACTCATCGATGCCGATGGTTCGTTGACATGGTCTACAAACACCATCACTACACAGCAAGTTGAGCTTAAGCTTCTTGACAATGGAAATCTTGTACTGGTGAATCAAATTGGAATTTTTCTTTGGCAGAGCTTCGACTTCCCAACAGATACTCTTCTCCCACAGCAACAATTTCTCAAGAATTCCACTTTAGTCTCCATTAAAGCTCCAGGTACTTACTCATCTGGGTTTTATTTCTTCAAGTTCAATGACGACAATGTTCTAAACATCATTTATAACAGTCCTTCGCTTTCTAGTATCTACTGGCCTGATCCTGGTAAGAATGTGTTTGAGAATGGTCGAACTCGTTATAACAGTTCCAGAATAGCCATTTTGAACGATATGGGGAGGTTTGAATCCACTGATAACTTGAATTTCAATGCTACTGATTACGGGTTTGGTCCAAAGAGGAGATTAACCATGGATTTCGATGGAGTTTTGAGATTGTACAGCCTTGTTGAATCAACTGGCAATTGGGAGATCACTTGGCTTCCTAGTGGACAGTTAGATGCTTGTTTGGTTCATGGGTTGTGTGGAGAATTTGGGATTTGTTCGTATAATCCATTACCTACTTGTACTTGCCCCCCGGGTTTCATTAGAAACCATCCATCAGATTGGAGTAAGGGCTGCAAACCTTCTTTTAATTTGAGCTGTGATTCCAAGGATTTGGATTTCATTCATCTTCCTCGTACGGATTATTATGGTTATGATTTGGTGGGTTACGCCAGAGGAGTCAGTGTTGAAACTTGTCGGAACTCTTGTCTCAACAGTTGTCAATGTTTGGGGTTTGGATATTCAATGGATGGCTTTGGAGTATGCTTTCCTAAAGGAGCTCTTCGTAATGGGAATCGAAAACCCGATACCATGATTCTAATGCATATCAAAATTCCAAAAGGCAGACCAAAAACGGAGTTGAAGGAAGAATTTTCAAATGATTTGAAATGCTCTGCTTCAGAGATTGTTCTAAACACAGAAATATTCCTAGAAAACAAAATTAGATTTCGGTATATGGGATTATTGATTGCGTTTGTAGCCATTGTTGGGTTCATTGAGTTAATTTTCTTCGGTTTCGGGTGGTGGAATGTCTTTCGAAAGCGAGTTAACGAAGAGTTGGTTAACATGGGTTACATTGTTTTAGCCATGGGATTCAAAAGATTCACATACACAGAAATGAAGAGAGCAACAAGAAATTTCAAACAAGTAATAGGAAAAGGAGGGTTTGGAACAGTTTATAGAGGAGAATTAGACGATGGAAGAATCGTGGCAGTGAAGAGATTGGAAGGCATTTTACAAGGAGATGCAGAGTTTTGGGCAGAAGTAAGCATAATCGGAAAGATAAACCACAAGAACTTAGTGAAATTATGGGGTTTTTGTGCTGAGAAAAATCATAAGATATTAGTTTATGAGTACGTGAAAAATGGGTCTTTGGATAAACTTCTATTCTCCAATTCATCAGAACCATTGGGATTGGAACAGAGATATGAAATAGCAGTTGGAACAGCAAAGGGTTTATCGTATTTACACGAAGAATGTCTAGAATGGGTTCTTCATTGTGACGTGAAACCTCAAAACATACTTCTTGATGAAGATTTAGAACCAAAAGTGGCAGATTTTGGAATGTCAAAGCTATTTAAGGAGATCAATGAAAATGGATTCTCAAGAGTGAGAGGGACAAGGGGTTATTTAGCTCCAGAATGGATGATGGATCAAAAAATTGATGCAAAGGCAGATGTTTACAGTTATGGGATTGTTTTGTTGGAGCTTGTGAGTGGAAAATCTGCATCTAACTTCCAATCATCTTCAAATTCTAGGGATTGTAGATACAGTAATTTGGTGAGTTGGATGATTGATAATGTAGAGAAAGGGAAGATGGAGGATGTGATTGATCCCAGATTGGAAGAAAGTGAGAAGGATGTTAGAAAGATTGAGATGTTGGTGAGAGCGGGTTTACTGTGTGTGAAGGAAGATAGAAATTTGAGGCCTGCAATGAGTAGAGTTGTGGAACTTCTCACATCCTTTCATGGAACAAGCCCATTTTGA